In the Helianthus annuus cultivar XRQ/B chromosome 11, HanXRQr2.0-SUNRISE, whole genome shotgun sequence genome, one interval contains:
- the LOC110890495 gene encoding 50S ribosomal protein L18: MVIPPPVKTQRITNFLKPYLLKMHFSNKFVSAQVIHAPTATVAASASSQEKVLREAWTQTQQSTRDVSAAAKIGKILGERLLVNDIPAVSVVYKKNQRYHGKVRAVIDSLREAGVKLL; the protein is encoded by the coding sequence ATGGTGATTCCTCCACCCGTAAAGACTCAAAGAATCACAAACTTTCTGAAACCATATCTCTTGAAGATGCATTTTTCAAACAAGTTTGTAAGTGCACAGGTGATTCATGCACCAACTGCAACCGTTGCAGCTTCCGCAAGTTCACAGGAGAAGGTTCTGCGTGAAGCCTGGACCCAAACACAACAAAGCACTAGAGATGTTTCCGCTGCTGCTAAGATCGGAAAGATATTAGGTGAGAGGTTGCTCGTTAACGACATCCCAGCCGTTTCAGTCGTCTACAAAAAAAACCAAAGATATCATGGTAAGGTCAGAGCAGTCATTGATTCCTTAAGGGAAGCAGGTGTCAAGTtgctttga